In Serinus canaria isolate serCan28SL12 chromosome 4, serCan2020, whole genome shotgun sequence, the sequence GACAGAGCTGAATGAAATTAAAGTCAAAAATGCACCCCCAGACTGCACTAGGTGACAGAGAATCTCATGGTGATCACAGGCAGACCATTATTTAGACTTATACAGGGATAGCGTGGGAATGAGCAGATCCCAAACTGTCAGAGCTTCCAGAGGCACTCAGCCTGTACTCAAATACTTGGGGGTGTCATTCAGCCTTTGCTCTCCATCCTTAGTTTCAGTTGCAGGGTACCTTCATTTCCACTTTTTCCCCAGCATTTCCAAACATGCCTGATGTTCTGAATGAGTCCAGAAATGCCCTGTATGTAGCAGTAGATGGGATTCAGCTTACCTGGAAGTTGCAGACAGTCCAGACCCTGTGTTTTCAATTCCTCCCAGGCGTCTCGTGGTGGTAAGGATTATCTCTCCTTCAGATTTTTGGCTGTGATGTACAGTAACAGGCAGTATGAGAAGACCCACAGGTTGGTTAGCCCAAAGAAGTGCCCTCCTTTTGTTATGACCTCTTTTAAAGGCCTGCTGTCatctggaaaggaaataaatgtttgaacTTTGGGGAAGTGAGTGCGCAGCGGTGGAAAGTGTCAGTGCCTGGATGCAGCTTTTGGTTTATTGCCCAGCAAATCTGACCATTGCTCCCTCATTCCAATGCCCTGGCAGACTGCCATGGAGTGGACCAGGTCAACCCCTCTGCAGTTTGCCAcggaggtgctgctgctgctgtaccAGGAGTCGCTGTTCACCGTGCACAGCGTGCACGAGCTGCTCTGGGGCtacagggacaggctgctctCCACCATCCACGTCCTGCACCCCGAGATCGACCCCGTCTTCGGGCTCTTCAGCAAGGTAACCCatggccatgctgctgctgctgtccctggggaaTGGTGGCACTGCATGGGAGGGATGCATGAGCTTTCCAAGGACAGCATCCTCCACTGTTGCCTGTGCTCATTTGAATAACATGGTCAGGATGGGGCCACGTGTGCAAACTGCCAGGAAAACGTCCCGATTTCCTTAGGAATTGACTGAAATTGGATGTTAATTCTGTGCTGGAGCCATTCCTGGCTTGCACAGTGTTTCTGGTCGCTGCATGACATTTTGGTCTGGGAGAAATCCTTGCTGCTtgtctctgcagtgctgaggtCATTTCTGTGGGGTTATCTTCTTCCTGAGGGCTCTTTATTCAGGGGCAGCcctgaaagggagaaaaggctCATCCGGTGTTCTATTTCCTGCCTTTGGGAGGTGTAAGGATCTTTCCTGGTCACTTCCACCTCATTCCTGTTCAGGGTGGAGTTCAGTGAACTGCACAGCTCTCAGAGGCAGTCCATCACTCCTGCGGCGGATTTGGGGTGGTGGCAGCTTCAAGTCCTGCTGCCCCATTGCAGTGACCAGCCAGGTGCCCCAGGATGAGCGAAGCCACTGAAAGTTCCTGCATCTGTTTGCAGATGAACGGAACTGATGATGGAGAGTATGTTTTCCTGAGTGGGGAAACGAACTACCTGAACTTCTCCAGGATTGTggagtggaaaggaaaagagtaAGTTTCTCAGTGTGCTGTTGCCTCTGTCACAATCTGCCCCTTGCTTGTCTGGTGCCAGTTTAAAGAGAATGCAAGTGCAACTTAAACCCATTTCAGTCCCTTTTGTCATTagcagagctgaggcaggaggagtTGGCTCTGTACAGGTCTGATTCCCATTTGCCTAGGCCAGGAGCTGGCATGGCCTGACTGTTGCTCAGACATCTTTTAGCCCTTGCTCTTGGCTTCCCTTTCCTCAGGTCCTTGAGCTGGTGGACAACAGAGACATGTAACATGATCAATGGCACAGATGGGACATCCTTTCATCCACTGATCAGCAAAGATGAGAACATTTACAtcttttcttcagatttctGCAGGTGAGAAGACAGTGGCACTCAGGCTTCAAAGCAGAGCATTTACATCCATTCCTCTCCAGGTGTCATGTTAGGCTggtgtttttcctcctgtggtTTCATTTAACAGTCACAGTGTTGCATTTATTCCTGGTGGGAAGGGTGAGAGTTACAAAAAACCCTCCCAGTCTGCAGTTAAGGATgtgttatttcaaaataaaggtTTGTGAAGTGAGAATTTGGAAGAAAACTGCAAGAACAGACTGGGCTGTGAGTCTAGTAACGAGAGGAATGGAAGGATTTATATGAGCTTTCCTTAAGCTTCTTCCCTCCAAAGTCTTCCTCTGTGTTGTGCTTTTTCAGAGAATCCAGGTTGCCCTCTTCAGAGATTAATGACTTTACATGATGCTGTCTGAAATGTACCAAGGAAATCTTGGCCTTTCCTTCCTTATGTAACACCTTGTGTCCCCTCTTGTCGGTTTCCCAGTGGGTGAAGAACAAAACCGAGCGGGAATTATTTAAATCAATACAGACACGTGTTAGGCTAAATTCAGGGCCTGCCAGATGGTTCTGCCTGCCAGGACCGTGgttcctcccagcagaggtaccagcactcccagcacatGCAGCAGTGGCGTGGGGACCATGCattgtgtgcagcagcaggaagctgggaTGTGTGTTTGGGATGTGTGGGACTGCAACCCGGGTGCggctgggctcagtgctgctgcagcctgccacgcctggccctgctctgcttccccacAGGTCCCTGTTCCTGGTGTACGACAGCTCGGGAGCCGTGGCCGGGGTGCCCACGTTCCGCTTCGTGCCCTCCTCCATGGTGTTTGCCAACACCTCGGTGAACCCGGCCAACGCCGGCTTCTGCGTGCCCGCCGGCAACTGCCCCGGCACCGGCGTGCTCAACGTCAGCGTCTGCAAGCAGGGTACGGCCCCGCCGTGTCTGGCCCGCTGCCActggggctggtggctcccCGAGGGCCCCCTCCCCTCTCTGGAaactgctcagagctgtgggctCCTCCAAGGCTTGCCCGAGTCCTGCTCGGCCTCTGGTTGCGGTGGTGACTCGGTGTTCTCGCGTTCCAGGTGCTCCGATATTTCTGTCGGCTCCACATTTTTACCAGGCAGATCCAAAGTTTGTAGAGGACATAGAGGGCATGCATCCCAGAAAAGAATACCATGAGACATTTCTGGACATCAATCCCGTAAGTGCCACCTTTTTTCAAGGGTTCTGTAGGTGAATGGATCCAAGCACCTGGGTTCAGGTCACCTCCTTGCGTGGTGGGTGTTGGCATAGTCCTGTTGACCTCAAGGGATCTGTAGTAGTTCCATGATGCTGGATGGAATGGGAGATCactttgggtcagctgtcctgtccctgtcccctcacagtGTCTCACACACCCCACCCACCCCTCACTGGCAGGGCAGTGTGAGAAACAGAATAggctgtgcaagcactgctcagcaatcACTGGAACATCCCTGTGTTACCCACGCTGTTTTCATCAGGGATCCAGAacactgccagctgctgtggagaaaattAATTGTCTCCCAgctaaaaccagcacagcagtgatCTCTACACCCCCACAGACAAATGTGGGTCAAGGAAAAGAGCACAGTCACGACCTGCCTGGTTTACAGAAACAGTGCTCTGACTCACTGGGCTGTTATGTGCAGCTAAAGCGGGAGGAAattccacagctgctctcctcagGTCCGCTGCAGATCCTGCTGTGTGGTGTGTACCAGGTTCTTCCTGCATTCTCACAGTTCTCATTCTTTCACCTTCACTGGGTTTTTTAACACTGATCTCTTTTATTCCCCAGCTGACAGGGCTCGTCTTGCAGGCAGCCAAGCGGATGCAGGTCAACGTTCATGTCCGAAAATTACCTGAATTCTTGTGAgtgttctctgctgctgggtggAGTCTCACATCTAAGCCATGTTCAGCATGGTTTCTTCTGCAGTGTTCTGATGGAATATGGGGGAGACAGCAAGTGTGAGAGAGAGAAGTCCAATCAAATCTCAGTTCTAAGGGGCAGTGTGCTCCCTTCTCACAGATCAAGCAGGTTCTGTATTGCACCTGCAGAGTAAAGAATGCTGTGTGGCAGCTACTCCTCCTGATGCTTCTTGGCACAGCTTGGCTGTAACACCTACAACACAAGTATTTTATATTCCCAGTCCCCTTGGGAGACTCAGTTGtttcccagtgcccaggagctgtcACAGTaaaacagctcctgcctgagctgggattCCACATGTGCCAACTGTTGGGGGATTTTTGCTGCTGTGCCCATTCTGCTTGGACAATAGTTCCTGTGTTTTACAAGTAGGAGTAACCTTCAGTACATCAGCTTAGCTCAagccctgctgcctggcacaaATCTGTCACTCAGTTACTAATGAGCCCTGGATGGATCCCTGTCTTTCACTGCCCACAAAGTCCCAAAACACGCCCTGCTCCCAAACCAGAATTTATCCATCCGTGAGATTGAGATTGTCCTACTCCAGCAGGGAGGTGAAAATCCACAGCAAAAAGGAACAGCCCCGAGGTTTTTTAGGGACACTTTCCTCCTTCATGATTCTTGTGTAATCTGTCTTCACAACCCTCAGGTGGAAAAGCTCCAAacccataattttttttttccatgcagtgAAACCGGCAACATCCGAACACTGATTTTCCCAGTGATGTATATAAATGAGGTAAATAGTTTCACCTGTCTTTTTGCAACATTGTGGCATGTTAATGCTTGCAGAAATACCCTCTGAGccagccagaaaagaaaatgctgattttcttGTTGTTTGTACAGCACTAGCTAGGAAGCTGTTGCTGTTTGTTAACTATCACCCTCCTGCTGTTTGGTGTAGTGTTAATTTCCACCCTGCCAAACACTCTCAGACACTCCTTTTAAACTCAAAGGAGTTGGCCCTGAGGAAAAGGGGTGCTCAGACAGAGGCAGGACTTGAGGAGATCACACCTTTTCCTGAGTCATCTGCTGTGAATATTCCTGTGCTGTGGTCGGATCACCGAATCAACTGGTGTTAGTCCATTCCTAAACCAAAAGttaaaaatccctgttttcctttgaaacagaCTAGGTGATCCCTCTGCCCCCTGGAAGAATTTTAGGGGGAAAGTATGTCAGGAAGCAGTGAAGCAGTGGTGGAGAGTTGTGGGAGTGTTGTTTCACTGCCCTTCACAAAAGTGATCTTAtagaaagcacagaaacaaatcaaggtttggggtttttttaatttcctcttcatCTCTCTCTGCTCCAGAGTGTTCTGATTGATGAAGCATCTGCCAGCAAACTCAGGCATGTCTTGCTGGAAGCCAGTGTTGTGACTGGGATCCCCTTTGTAATCATGGCTCTGGGGATTGTGTTTGGGATTGTTTTCATTGTGCTGGCATGCAGGTCCCAGAGGATAACTGAAGAGGTAAGCAGCACTTGCCTTTGACTTTGCTCTTTGCTTGCTGTCAATCTGCCTGcatttgattttgctttttttttttttttttttttttttttttttgtggttgatTTTAACTTTTGGTGTCTTTCTGCCCAtgtttttatgttgtttttgttgggaATGACCTTTCTAGGGAGGGGAAGTTTTAATAGACTCAGAATAAACGCGCCAAAGCAAAGGAGCGGAGTTAATCCGAGAAGCCTGGTAAGGCAGGTCCTGTCGCTGTGCCCAACTCCCTTGCCAACAGTAGTGAAATAAATCAGCCTGTCTAGAGGACCCTGAAGGATAAATGCAAAAACTCCACCATATCTGAGGACAGATGTAGTTGGTGTTGGTGTTCTCAGCAGAAGAACTGCCTTGTGCCAGTGGATTATTTTCCAGAATGACGATGCAAATTTGTGGCCAAAGAACAGACCAGttgcacagacagcagcagcaggaagtaTTCTCCAGTATTGTCTGTTTACAAGGCAGCCTGTAAATCTGTTTATGAGCACTTCTGTCCCTAGGTGACATGCTGGCATTAAGGTGCCTGTCAGGGCAAAAGCTGATGCCAGCATTTCACCATAGCAGGGCTCAGATGGCACCAGGTGTGGAGCCTTTGGTTAGAGGAATGGCCTGGGTTCTCTAGGAGGCTGCTTTCTCCTCATAGTTTCTGTGGGCTTACTGTGCTCTCGTGTGTTTGGTGTTCCCTAAATGCTGTCTTAGAacttccctctgtgcctggggaACCCCTCTGGATAGTGGGTCCCACTTCCATCCCATCCCCGTGGGATTGCACTTCAGTCTCCTGTGCAGGAGAGACTGGtcctttttcctttactttccttctgagcctgcctgtgctgccagcagctcagccagggtgTCTCCCAAGGCCTGTCCTGGGAGTTCCTGCCCCACCCTACATGTACAGCTTCTAACCAGCTCTCTTGGATGTGCTGGAACACTCTGCAGAGGTCAAAGTGACAAAGAGACAGCTGCATTCTGTGCTTtgcctgctttgctttttgttgctCTTCCTGCAAGCAGAGGTAATGCAGCAGTCTGCAGCTCTTCTTGTGCTCCCTGGCTGGTTCTGCCCTCCCCTCCTGtgtcaggggctgcagcagggccctgcccgAGCTGCCACCCACCCTCTGGTGCTCCCTtagtgcagccctggctgtcctAGATGGAGTTGTCCTTAGAAGTAGGagctttccctttccctgcttgGAGTCTGGCCAGCCCAGCTTCCCACGGTGGAAGGTCTCTGATGGCCACGTTTCActtgctgtggttttgttcttgCAGAGCACGGAAGAAGAGAGGTCCCCACTCATCAGGACGTCTTAGTAGGTTTTATTCCCCCTGTGAGCTTGGAGAGTAAGCGATTAGAGCTGACCTAACACCAGCTGTCCCCTGTGGAGCCACGCTCATGTCCAGTGCCACTTTTGGTGGGACAGAGGTGAAAGGGAGTCTGCGCTGTCAGCCAGGGAGGAGACTTTTCTCTCAGCTACCTTACAACTGTTACAACTTCCGAACTCCATTTGCAAACCGCTCTGGATCCTGCTTTtctcagccctgccctctgtTTGTACCCGCCCTGGCAGCCACAGAGGATCAGCACCACGAGCCAGCCCGGTTCCCTCCGGGAGCCACACGGGTGCCATTGCCAACAGCCTGGGAGTGTGCATGGCCCTCTGGGAACGCAGCGGGCTCCTGGATGgtcctgggacagggacacaccgGCTGTGGGCTGGGTGCCGCCCTGTCTATCTTGTGTCCTCACTGCAGCACCCTCGGAGTGTTTGTCACCGGTGTCCTTGCTCCTGTCACAGCACGGTGTGCAGCTGACCcgccccagagctgcagctccgaGTGGGACCGAGCCTGGAAGTgcttctccaggcagagcacCTCCgtgttcctgctctgcttgctaGCCAGGCTTTTATCCTTGGGGTGTGGGCTTTGTTGTGCAGCTTAAGGCGCCACAGCTCGGCCGtgttcctgggctgcagggcacacagCCGGTGGGTGGTGCTGTGGGGGTTTGCTGGGAACGCAGACTTGGCATGTGTGGGATGAGAGCACCCCTCCGTGTTATGGACAGGGTCCTGAGAACTCCTGACACTTTTTTACTTGTCAAGCAGAAACTTGTGTTAAAAATCACCAAGGTTTCTCCCCCAATTCCCAATTAAAAGAATATTCTCCTCGAGGAATGTTTCCATTAGGTCCTGCAATGTGTGTTCCTGTCATTGCAGAGCACAACACAGCACAAGTACCACGACTCCAGCAGAAGGGTGCAAGAGTGATTTATTACAGCAACATGTTGCTTTTATACTCTTTCAAGATATTTACATTCACTCAACATACACATTCACTGCCCATTGGTTATAGGAGAGAAACCAAGTTCTCAGTGGGTGACCAAGGAGCCACATCATTCTGTGAGCCAGCCAGAGTCCCAATCTTCcaactttctctccttcatctcATCTCCATGGTGACAGCCTTGGTGTCTTCCTCAGGAGAGGTACAGGGCTTTCCTTTATCTTCAGGAGGCCTTTGCtggctcacaagaacagcacagaatgtctttGCTACATGTTCCAAGTGTGTAAGTGTCTTCTAAAGAGGGGCATTGGGGTTTGCATTGCTTGGCCTTGGTTTGGGGTCCaattttcctggctgctgctttggttTCTTCCCCGTGCCAGTGAATGGATTCTGCAGAGAAactgcagctgcccctggatccctgcaagtggccaaggccaggctcgacggggcttggagcagcctggg encodes:
- the SCARB2 gene encoding lysosome membrane protein 2 isoform X1 — its product is MKSLCLVTVGVLAMTLLIASISLLVAHVFQTVVDLQVKQGTVLKNGTETFEAWEDPPPPVYMQFYFFNVTNPLEVLQGATPLVEEIGPYTYREYRPRVHVQFLDNGTKVSALNPKTYVFEPEKSVGDPEVDLIRTVNIPAVTAMEWTRSTPLQFATEVLLLLYQESLFTVHSVHELLWGYRDRLLSTIHVLHPEIDPVFGLFSKMNGTDDGEYVFLSGETNYLNFSRIVEWKGKESLSWWTTETCNMINGTDGTSFHPLISKDENIYIFSSDFCRSLFLVYDSSGAVAGVPTFRFVPSSMVFANTSVNPANAGFCVPAGNCPGTGVLNVSVCKQGAPIFLSAPHFYQADPKFVEDIEGMHPRKEYHETFLDINPLTGLVLQAAKRMQVNVHVRKLPEFFETGNIRTLIFPVMYINESVLIDEASASKLRHVLLEASVVTGIPFVIMALGIVFGIVFIVLACRSQRITEESTEEERSPLIRTS
- the SCARB2 gene encoding lysosome membrane protein 2 isoform X2 encodes the protein MKSLCLVTVGVLAMTLLIASISLLVAHVFQTVVDLQVKQGTVLKNGTETFEAWEDPPPPVYMQFYFFNVTNPLEVLQGATPLVEEIGPYTYREYRPRVHVQFLDNGTKVSALNPKTYVFEPEKSVGDPEVDLIRTVNIPAVTAMEWTRSTPLQFATEVLLLLYQESLFTVHSVHELLWGYRDRLLSTIHVLHPEIDPVFGLFSKMNGTDDGEYVFLSGETNYLNFSRIVEWKGKESLSWWTTETCNMINGTDGTSFHPLISKDENIYIFSSDFCRSLFLVYDSSGAVAGVPTFRFVPSSMVFANTSVNPANAGFCVPAGNCPGTGVLNVSVCKQGAPIFLSAPHFYQADPKFVEDIEGMHPRKEYHETFLDINPLTGLVLQAAKRMQVNVHVRKLPEFFETGNIRTLIFPVMYINESVLIDEASASKLRHVLLEASVVTGIPFVIMALGIVFGIVFIVLACRSQRITEEGGEVLIDSE